The DNA region ATAATTACATTGCATCTCTTGAAAACTTTTGCAAGGTTCCTTCGATACACAACTAATTGGTTTTTTATCCTAAACTGTTATACAAATTGAAACACATACGAAAATATCCCAGAAAAGCATGTCAAAGCTCTGAAATCATACATAAAACAAAGAAATAGACACATAGCAACATATACAGAAAGCCAAACCTTCCTTTATTATTCTGGACTACAAATTAATCTATGAAACTAAGCATTAAAAAAATGGAATAATTCATTGTAACCACCACTTTTTCTACAaaaaacaacaatctcaaaaacaatttgAAGTTCTATCCTGGAAAATTAGAACTTTTATTGGCATCAAAAATTAAATCCGGAAAGAGACTTCAACTATTGTCAATAGTCACGAAACTCTTTAATCCCTTCCAAGGAGGCAGAGTTTGGAATAGAGGCCCTCATGTTATTAGAGAAGAATAACGAATCCGAGTAATTCAAAAATGGCTGACTCGAGCACATGAAATCAGCCGAGTTTGGCGGCAACATTGCAAAGTTTGTCATGTAAGGGTTCAGCGGAGGCTCCATGATCGGAGGCTCCGCCCCCACAAAACAAGAGTTAACCTGATTTTCACCAATGCTGCTGCTACAATTGTTCTCATCGGTGATCCCCGAAGATGCCTCATTGTCCTCGCTCCTAGCCATAACTACCATCTTCCGGTCGCTCTCCTTGTCCCTTGATGTCACTGTTATGCCACCACCGGGCTCTTGCTTTAATTGAGATGACGGGTTGTTGTTGCACCCGCCATCATCTTGAGAGCGAGAGAGCCCGGTGAGCTTTTGCACCAATGCCATGAAACTCTTAGGGTCTGTGTGTATGACCCGGGGAGAATGCGTGTAGATTATCACCGGCTGGCGTTGCTGCGGTGGCTTGTTTGATCCCGCCACGCTATTAACAAGGGAggatgatattgatgatgaggatgaagataaagatggtggtggtggtgatgacgatgatgatggtgattttTTAATGGAATGTGAATCCTTATTAATTTTTAAGGATGGCGGCGACAAACCATTGCCATTCCTGAAgacggtggtggtagtggtggtggtggtgatttcTCTCTTTGCCTGGAATTGTGAAGGACTCATGATTTTGGTTTTGAAATGAGGGCAATAAATCAATCATccacaacaaagaggaatgaaattAGGTTTGGTTATTAACTAGTTTATATATGGGTcaaaaatttgaaaacaaaatgaaaCTAAAATAATAAAGATTACGGTTTTGCAATATTGTTATGGCTTTGTGGAGATGATTGAGCAGATTTGGAAGGTTGAATAATGTGTTGTATAAAATTGATTAGTTTTATGGGTTTTGCATGGTACGTGCAAATTTTGTTatgggggtgagtgtatttgcCAATGGGGTTTTGACACGTTGGTGTGGTGAGAATTGAGAAGGGGTAGTTTGGGAATTGCGTTGAGTAGAAGAAGTGGTGAGGTGGGGGAAAGTGCGAAACGGTGGGAATTAGTTGAGGGTGGAGGGGCACGTGTTAATCAGAGAAGCGTTTTTGTATGTGGTGTGGCGGCGCATCCGGAGAAAATTTTAAGGTTGTTTTTTCAGAACATGAAATGCCGAGAATCACGTTTacataaaaagagaaataaaagtgtagtattgatttatttattttttatacatgGGAAGATAAATTTTTACTCTGCTTACCACTAGACTACGTTacaatatctatctatctatatatattagaaaagaacaacttctagcatgacgtgtcgctctcacaggccaagttagtgacgtgtcgctccgagattaattctcacttaattatttacacgtcagcttttccacctattaaggccccgtttggataaacagcttaattaagcgcttatggtcataagcgattatgacataagcgcttattcataagttatttttaaaaatttattgaaataaattaaaaataagttgtgTATAAgtataagctgtttttcataagctatcctgagtagcttatgaaaataagctgaaaatagcttatggcagaccataagctgtttgcataagctctcccaaacactggtataagagcttatgctgtcagataagctcaaataagctcttccaaactgggcctaattctcatttaataatttacacatcagcttttccaccttggccctatttgccatatgtgccatgatttttctttaccttatttctcctttaACATTTTTTCAATTGCACAGCTCATTGTATCTTTTCAATTGCATCTCGGTAAAAAGTCTGCTAGGGTTCCACTGCCTTTCTCCTAGCGCCGCCCCTCCTTGCGGTCGCCGATGGACTCACTTCGACATCAACCTTCTACTCTCTGAGGCTCACTCCTTGCACCGTCGCCGTCTTCGTCTCCGTCTCCGTCTACCGCAACCGTCGCCGACAGGTCTATCTCTCCCTCTCCCCTCCCCTATGtccatagtgacgtgtcagcaccagattaattcttagtgacgtgtcagcaccagattaattctcataaaatttattccacgtgtcaatttgttagagagtataatattatataatttttaattgatatatgttttaattttaaatattctaaaataattgattgatattattttaaaagattttaaaagataagatttggtcttttaatttattttaaatgtatttttagaatatattaattaatttttattgaattttcgaatttttattaattcgggattttatgagtttttattgtgatttgctagattttgttagtttttatctatctttaattagtacattttttaatattagatttgattggaatttaggttgtttatttcttaattttatcttaatttatcttattatttatttaattttaattctaggaaatattttattttattttagatttatttttagagtatattaattattttttttttaattttcggatttttaattaattcaggattttatgagtttttattgtgatttgctagatttaatagtttttatctctctttatttactactttttaaattttaggtttgattaggatttagtttgtttacgtgtcagcaccagattaattctcataaaaattattccacgtgtcaattagttagagggtataattttcaattgatatatgttttaattttatatattctaaactaattaattgatattattttagaagatataattttcaattgatatatgttttaattttatatattctaaaataattgattgatattattttaaaagataagatttggtcttttaatttattttaaatttatttttagaatatattaattaattttattgaattttcgaatttttttattaattcgggattttatgagtttttattgtgatctgctagattttgttagtttttatctattttatttagtatctttttttaatattagatttgattgagatttaggttgtttatttcttaattttattttaatttatctcattatttatttaattttaatttcaagaaatattttatttattttagatttctttttagagtataaatgaatttttatggtatttttattgaactttcattttttatgattttgaaACGTAGAAGAGAGCAGAGGGAAAACCAAAACACGGCAAATATACAACCCGATGGTCCACCAGTACACTCCATTTGCGAAGTTGGTGCCCTCAGCGAGGATGAAAACAATTCCGCTTCGGGTACGTTCTATCCGTAGTTATTCTAATAATCAATTAATAAATCGATGTTACGTTGCGTTCGGTAGCCATGATTACGCGTTAACTTCTTTCATCTAACTGCATAACTAATTGGGTTACAACTTGATTCATTTCAGATAACGACCGTACAGAGGTTGAAGATAATGACTCCGATTCAGAACCAATTCCTGAGATCCCGGCTAACATTGCTGTTTTGCTCAAGATCGCAGATGATACCGGTATGTACTGTGATAAAACTATTTATTCTTTTATTACTAATATGCCTTTATAATCGATCAACGTTTATTAAGATAGGGTTAAACATTTGAGTCCAATTGCAGAGATTCTTGACCTCGGCGATCCGACATGTGTTTGTTTCTACTGCAACGCTTTAATGTGGGATGATGAGAAATCCGGCAAGGTAAAAAGCACCGGATCTGCTGCATTTTCTTTGTGCTGTCTGAAGGGCAAGGTTGATCTTCCGTATCTTCCAAAACCGCCTAAACTTCTTCGTCATTTGTGGACAGACGAAGATCCTAGGTCCAACAATTTTAAGGACAACATAAGGGCGTACAACAGCATGTTTGCTTTTACTTCTATGGGCGGAAAGGTCCAGAATTCTATAAATGACGGCGGTGGACCGCCCCAATTTATTCTAAGCGGGCAAAATTATCACAGGATCGGCAGTTTGGTTCCGCGGGAAGGCCAGACACCTAAATTTGCCCAACTCTATATATACGACACACGAAATGAAAATACAAATAGGGTGAAAAATCTAAGGTGTGAATTGCCttcaagtcttttttttttccttcccgTGTCTATTTATCCGCCCTTTTTAAATTACATATCTTCCAATATTTGTAACTATATGTTTCTCTGTTGTGTAGCTCAAATGGGAGAGGGGCAGGACTTGATGCCTCATTGGTTGAAGACCTCAAACGGATGTTAGACAAGCATAATGTGCTTGCCGGTGCCTTCAGGCGCGTCAGAGATTATTTAGAGTCCAATGGAACAACGCAGCTGCCTATCCGTCTTTTCAGGGCAAGAGGAAAAAACCCTAGGACTTATAACATGCCTGCCGCGGATGAGGTGGCAGCTTTGATTGTGGGGGACCTTGACGATATGCAGGTTGGGAGGGATGTCGTTGTTAAGATGAATGACGGTAACCTGAAAAAGATACACGAAACACATGCTGCTTTCATTCCTCTTCAGTACCCGCTTCTTTTCTCGTATGGTGAAGACGGATTTCGAGAAGATATCCCCATCAGTGAGTTGTTCAGGAACATGGGAAGCTATAAGAGACATAACGTTTCTATGAGGCAATTTATTTCTTTTCGCCTTAAGGAGAGGAACAATGAGTTCGGAAATGTTGTCAATGCTAAAAGGTTGTTTCAACAGTTTTTCGTCGACACGCTTACCATGATTGAAGCTAGCAGGCTCTCTTACATTCAGCGGAATCAGGAATTGATTAGAACAGACTATTTAAATGGTATTGCGGAAGCCATCGACAAGGGGGAGACAGACCCCTCATCTGTTGGAAAGCGAGTTATTTTGCCACCGTTTTTTACCGGGGGACGTCGCTATATGTTTAACAATTGCCAGGATGCAATGGCCATATGCAAGAAATTTGTCTACCCGGACCTCTTCATAACATTCACTTGCAATTCAGCTTGGTGTGAAATACAAAGGTTTCTACAACCTAGGAATCTCAAGCCGGAGGACCGACCCGACATTTGTGTCCGTGTTTTCAAAATGAAGCTTGATAGACTCATGTCTGATTTAAGAAACTGATGCAGGTATGTCGTGCCCAAGATTTTTATACCTCGAATCTCCAATATAAAACATCACTAATAACATCCGAGATTTGTACATAACGAGCTGAATTTGAGATTTCATATTTTCCCGCAGGAATGCACACAATAGAGTTCCAGAAGAGGGGTTTGCCGCACGTGCATATCCTTCTGTGGCTGAAAccacaacataaaatcaaaacaGGAGATGACATAGACAAGCACATATCAGCAGAGCTTCCTGACCCCAAGCTATATCCGAAGTTGTACGAGGCGGTTTCGTCTTACATGATTCACGGGCCGTGTGGTCCAATTGATCCGAAATCTGTTTGCATGGTGGACGGCAAGTGCTCTAAGCATTTTCCgaaaaaattccagaactgcaCCGCTATTGATGACGATGGATTCCCAATATATAAGAGAAGGACCACTAAAATTACCGTCACGAAAAAAGGTGTTCCTCTTGACAATGGGTTTGTTGTTCCGTACAATCCTAAACTTTTAATGAAGTACCAGGGTCACATCAATGTTGAGTACTGCAACAAGTCAAATGCTATCAAATATCTGTTTAAGTATATCAACAAAGGACCTGGTAGGGTCAATGTCCAAATATCAAAAGATGGTGGAGGTCCAGACAAGTCACAGGTGCAAGACGAGATAAAACAGTATTACGACAGCAGGTAATTTTAAATCGTTGGTCCTGTTATAGATCTACTGAATTTATCGCACATCAAATGATAATTCCAAATTGTTGGTGCGAAATGCAGGTACTTAACTCCATGTGAGGCGGCGTGGAGGACTTTCAAATTTGATATACACGATAGGTGGCCGCCAGTTGTCAGGTTAGGATTCCATCTCCCTAACCAGCAAAGGGTACTATTCAAAGAATCCGACGACTTGGAAGAGGTTGTTCAAAAATTCTCCAAGAAGGAAACCAAATTTCTGGCATGGATGAAAGCCAACAAGCGATACCCAGAGGGGAGGAATCTCACTTATGCAGAGTTCCCATCTAAATTTGTATACAGGGAAGGCGCCCATGAATGGGTCCCTAGAAAAAGGGGCCTCTCGCTCGAAAGAGTGCAATATATTGCTCCTGGCATGGGCGAGGTGTATTACATAAGGGTTCTGCTGACGCGTCAAAGAGGTGGTGACAGCTTTGAGAGCATAAGGGCCGTTAAATGAATTGCCTATCCCACATTCCACGATGCATGCGAAGCTATGGGGTTAATGGACGATGACAAGGAGTATATCGATGGAATTGGTGACGTAAGTGTGCTGGGATCTGGAGCTTATTTGAGGAATTTGTTTACTAGAATCCTGACCACAAACGCAATGAGCAGGCCGAAAGAAGTTTGGGAAAAAACATGGAGGATTCTGAGTGATGGAATTATGTACGAAAGGAGGAAAGCTCTTAATATTTCAGGTGCTTTATCCCTAAAAATTACGTTACCTGCCTtaatcttatttttattaatttaatttaccgTGCTATTAAATCCTCACTTCATGCGTGATGCAGATCTCCAAATCGACGACGATGAGCTGATGAATCTGTGCCTGATTGAAATTGAAAAGGAGCTGCAGTGCAATGCCGGATCTCTAAAAGATTTCCCGTCTTTGCCGTATCCTACTTTTGCGGAAATTATGAATTTTGAGAATAAGTTCGTTGCGGACGAGCTCAACTACAACAAGGAAGAGATGAGAAAAATTCATGAGGAGTTGGTCCGTTCACTTACCGGCGAACAGAAGGCTGCGTATAAGAAGGTGTTGGATGTCGTCATGTCTAATAAGGGAGGGTTCTTTTTCCTTTACGGTTTTGGTGGAACCGGTAAGACTTTCGTGTAGAACACATTGTCTGCCGCTGTGCGATCTAAAggtttaattgttttaaatgttGCCTCCAGTGGGATAGCTTCTTTACTGTTGCCCGGAGGGAGAACTGCCCATTCCAGATTCTCAACACTCATCTCAATAAACGAAGTCTCCACGTGCAACCTTCGTCAGGGGTCGCCTAAAGCTGAATTGCTCCAAAAGGTGAGTCTTATTATTTGGGATGAGGCACCAATGATGAATAAACATTGCTTTGAAGCGTTGGACATGTCAATGAATGACGTTATGAAAACAAGAGCAAATTACGGCAACGACAGGCCTTTCGGGGGTAAGGTTGTCGTACTGGGAGGGGACTTTAGGCAAATTCTTCCGATTATTTCAAAGGGAAGCAGGGCTGATATGGTGGGGTCGACCGTCACTTCGTCCTACTTATGGACATATTGCAAGGTCATGAAACTGACGGTGAACATGAGATTACAAAGCGCCTCATCCTCAGCGTCTCCTGCAAAGATAAGATAGTTCGCTCAGTGGATTCTTAAGGTGGGCAACGGAACTGTTGACACCATCGACGAGGATGAGACCACGATTGAGATTCCGTCGGATTTGTTGATCGGACAGGGTCCTGATCCTCTTCTTGAGTTGGTCAATTTTGCTTATCCGGACTTAGTGGCGAACTTGGAAAGCGAATCGTGCTTCCAGGAAAGGGTGATTCTCGCCCCTACACTCGAGAGCATTGAGCACGTCAACAACTACATCCTGTCAAAGCTTCCTGGTGTCGAGAGAGAGTACTTGAGCTACGATACCCCGTGTAGGTCAGATGAGGATTCTGAGGTTCACGCGGAGTGGTTCACCTCTGAGTTTTTAAACGACGTTCAGTGCTCGGGAATTCCAAACCACAGACTGATATTGAAAGAAGGGGTTCCGATCATGCTTCTACGAAACATAGACCAAGCTGGAGGTCTGTGTAATGGGACCCGGTTGAGGGTCACTCATCTTACTCAGTATATAATTGTTGCGACTGTTTTATCAGGAATCAGGCTGGGGAAAACTGAGTACATTCCGAGGATAACCTTAACGCCTTCTGACTCTGGTCTTCCATTCAAGTTCTCTCGAAGGCAGTTTCCGGTGACTTTATGCTTCGCGATGACTATAAACAAGTGTCAGGGCCAGTCCCTTTCTCATGTCGGTTTGTACCTTCCGAGGCCTGTGTTTACTCATGGACAGTTGTATGTCGCTCTCTCAAGGGTGAAGTCTAGAAAAGGACTGAAGGTGCTCATTGTTGTCGAGCAAGGGGTGGTTTCCACCTCCACGCGCAATGTTGTGTACaaagaagtttttgagaacgTGTGAGCGGAAATTGACGCGCGTAATCGCGCTCACTGCAGAGTAACTCGACGACTGTTTATTATGCACCGTAAAACAATCCCATTATATGTTttggagaatttgaggtttcgTTAACCAATCTTCTTAATAGTTAATCAGTCGTTAGCTTCGCATTTCAGACActtctatttcatctttgtttattAGTTATTTAACTGCATGAGTTTCAAACAAGTgattcaatttaagacttttccGCCACTATGCTCAGCGTATCAGACACTTCAATTTCatccgttgtttaatatattttaaataatcaacgTATTGACTCACGTATAAAAAAAAcgtattgattgatgtatcaaatacgacAAATCCGTCCCCTTATATGTTTTGGAGAATTTCATATTTCGTTaaccaatctttttattagttaagCAATCGTTTACAtcgcatttcagactcttatatTAAactttgtttattatattttaaaaaattaacgtATTAATTTACGTATAAAATACGACATGTAtttcccgtgcatcgcacgggtaaaaaaacactagtattaaTTTATAATCTAACTTCTTTTTATCACTAAACAAActtaataaaattgattttggttaaaCTCATCAACAATTTCTAACTTTTtagcaaaattaattttgagaatgaaattaattaattctccAAAAAGGCAAAAATGACTCTGAAATATTTATGTTCATGAAATCGTTTATTTTCCCCACCATAACTGATTCTTACATTTTCCAAtaaaaaccaaacacacactaactTGAAACTTAAATCTATCATTTACACATCATGATTCATGTGCATGCTTATCCACAACGAACTAAGCAATTTGTTAACACGATATTATAGTGAGATTAACTATTAGCAGGTAAAAACGGACACGTTAGACACTATATAGGAGTAGCTTCCCTCACTTGATTTCGATAGAAAAAAAACTCTGACCATGTATTTAAGTAGTGATATTGTGTGTTATATGTTGCCCCCATCACGTACAAATTTCCTTATAAATATAATCACACCCATCAATTTGCGaagttttttgttgttgttgaagtGCATCAATCTGCAAAGCTGAACCTCGTCATTTGCTAAACCAAATACTgcatctttttaatttttttttatcgatGTATAACGTCCAATTGTTCATCAGATCATTCCATCACACTCTTAGTTCTGTTGTTTACCAGTTACAATACCATGGCTCTGGCTCATAACATAACCCTCAAATCCCCACCAGTTTCCctcttttctttcattttgcAACATCGAGATTCACGAGGGAAGGGAACACCAACCTtttctctttttccttccatTCATCAAGCAGCAGAGGACCTTCTCAGACGCAAAATCGCCCTAGCTAGGTTGCTCAAGGCAGGTTGTGAGCGCACCTTCTCCGCTATGGATAGCATCAAGAATAGAATGCGAAATCGTATGAGAGATGAATAATTAGATGATTGTTTAGTTACTAATTATATAGAAAAAGATGTATTTGATAGTGTTGAGAATGAAAAAATGGTGCCGAGTTTTCAAAATTGTATAGTTACACGTAGGGAACAACTATAATATTCTTTCAAATTCTAATAGcaatatattatgtttttctctTTACAATTTTATATGTACATATATTGCTCACAACATAAAAGTATTAGATTCGTTGAtagcaattttttttaatctacatAACTCAAATGAGATATCTTATTTAATGCAAATTAAACATGTATTACTTGAATCAGCCACCGTTGATtcctaaatatatatattttttatggtaGACTTTTTTTTGGTTAGGTATTCCTAAATTTAGGTGTTTGATATTATGTTTGGTCATTTAATTTGTGATATTATGAAGGAAAATACCAAATGGTAAGATACAAAAACACAAATTATGTTCGACACGTCTATATCAATAACTTAGCTGAAAAGTGGAAGTGGAAAAACTATTTGATTGTGGATTACCAATTGgatattgagaaaaaaaattaaaaagtatacataaattttaaatacaaAGAAATATgtttgataagcgcataattaaTGCACTTTATGtctgtctttctaagcttcattatatacattgttgtgcttaattgttatgacttagcatgttttgaccattagtgtttaatTCTTTCTTCTTGGCTTTTGTGACCCTTTacgctagaacaggttgaatatGGAGCTACATATATAGGTTGAATAATATGTCGTTAGAAAGATAACTCGAATaactacaactttcatgttcagcacaattcGAGAACCAGCCTCTGACTTGGTCATAATTTTCTTGCAAAGTTGTTGCCGCTAACCTTGCGAGTCTGGAACAATCTGCACTAAAAtcatcatatcttgggctactgAAAtctgaattaggatccgattgaaggcccgtgaagctgacttaaagagatACAACTCTTATGTTTACCCCAATTAAAgtttcagacttcttgtgggacccgtgAATGCCTGAGTGTtaagcagcttactcctttttGTGGGCcagattttgtgaagatttagataacaaggattgttacttgatgaacaagtatatttattagtataaataaatgAGGTTtgggcttttgttagacctctCCTATCTCTCCCTCTTTTCTAGTATGCTTTGTTAAACTCCTTAGTTAGTCTTAGggtttttaatattcttgtatttgcaaacttgaggttatGTTCTTCATGCAAATTCGTTCATAttaatcatcttcatctctgtttctgatctagggtttgcttaattccgtagttttagaaataagagttgatgcatgttcgcttagttcatgttagttcgtaactgtttcttaatcgcttagtttaggaaactgtgaattaatttccgcttagttaattagttctcacgaattagggaattaataaggaagaattaatattttgtaaccaatgaaggtttgttgcacttgaatgttataatccgatgactaaccctttctctcttctaaatttaatatatttatttatagcTTTGTTACC from Lotus japonicus ecotype B-129 chromosome 2, LjGifu_v1.2 includes:
- the LOC130738872 gene encoding VQ motif-containing protein 20, with translation MSPSQFQAKREITTTTTTTTVFRNGNGLSPPSLKINKDSHSIKKSPSSSSSPPPPSLSSSSSSISSSLVNSVAGSNKPPQQRQPVIIYTHSPRVIHTDPKSFMALVQKLTGLSRSQDDGGCNNNPSSQLKQEPGGGITVTSRDKESDRKMVVMARSEDNEASSGITDENNCSSSIGENQVNSCFVGAEPPIMEPPLNPYMTNFAMLPPNSADFMCSSQPFLNYSDSLFFSNNMRASIPNSASLEGIKEFRDY
- the LOC130736847 gene encoding uncharacterized protein LOC130736847, which gives rise to MHTIEFQKRGLPHVHILLWLKPQHKIKTGDDIDKHISAELPDPKLYPKLYEAVSSYMIHGPCGPIDPKSVCMVDGKCSKHFPKKFQNCTAIDDDGFPIYKRRTTKITVTKKGVPLDNGFVVPYNPKLLMKYQGHINVEYCNKSNAIKYLFKYINKGPGRVNVQISKDGGGPDKSQVQDEIKQYYDSRYLTPCEAAWRTFKFDIHDRWPPVVRLGFHLPNQQRVLFKESDDLEEVVQKFSKKETKFLAWMKANKRYPEGRNLTYAEFPSKFVYREGAHEWVPRKRGLSLERVQYIAPGMGEVYYIRVLLTRQRGGDSFESIRAVK
- the LOC130736848 gene encoding uncharacterized protein LOC130736848, whose product is MGLMDDDKEYIDGIGDVSVLGSGAYLRNLFTRILTTNAMSRPKEVWEKTWRILSDGIMYERRKALNISDLQIDDDELMNLCLIEIEKELQCNAGSLKDFPSLPYPTFAEIMNFENKFVADELNYNKEEMRKIHEELVRSLTGEQKAAYKKVLDVVMSNKGGGIASLLLPGGRTAHSRFSTLISINEVSTCNLRQGSPKAELLQKVGNGTVDTIDEDETTIEIPSDLLIGQGPDPLLELVNFAYPDLVANLESESCFQERVILAPTLESIEHVNNYILSKLPGVEREYLSYDTPCRSDEDSEVHAEWFTSEFLNDVQCSGIPNHRLILKEGVPIMLLRNIDQAGGLCNGTRLRVTHLTQYIIVATVLSGIRLGKTEYIPRITLTPSDSGLPFKFSRRQFPVTLCFAMTINKCQGQSLSHVGLYLPRPVFTHGQLYVALSRVKSRKGLKVLIVVEQGVVSTSTRNVVYKEVFENV